The following are from one region of the Arcobacter defluvii genome:
- a CDS encoding response regulator transcription factor produces MTNFKNLSILYVEDDFEVQANISKILSLLFQKVYTASNGAEALEIFKENEIHMILTDYEMPNLNGYELIVKIRELSETIPIVILSNHTEKEKLLKCIPLKLMQYLEKPIIYEKLFQVLYECKKEVEKYTNIKHIINETTSYDPNVKLLFVNDKKIELTALEIEVFEYLFNKKNQLVMKEELIAFIWKEQNHGEDALKNLIYRLRKKIGKELIENHKNLGYSLKSN; encoded by the coding sequence TTGACAAATTTTAAAAACTTATCAATTTTATATGTAGAAGATGATTTTGAAGTTCAAGCAAATATTAGCAAAATATTATCTCTTTTATTTCAAAAGGTTTATACTGCTTCAAATGGAGCTGAAGCTTTAGAAATATTTAAAGAAAATGAAATTCACATGATTTTAACTGATTATGAAATGCCTAATTTAAATGGTTATGAATTAATAGTAAAAATTAGAGAACTTTCAGAAACAATACCTATTGTAATACTTAGTAACCATACTGAAAAAGAGAAACTTTTAAAATGTATTCCTTTAAAACTTATGCAATATTTAGAAAAACCTATAATTTATGAAAAATTATTTCAAGTATTATATGAATGTAAAAAAGAAGTTGAAAAATATACTAATATCAAACATATTATAAATGAAACAACTTCTTATGATCCAAATGTGAAATTATTATTTGTAAATGATAAAAAGATTGAATTAACTGCCCTTGAAATAGAAGTTTTTGAATATTTATTTAATAAAAAAAATCAATTAGTAATGAAAGAAGAATTGATTGCTTTTATATGGAAAGAGCAAAATCATGGAGAGGATGCTTTAAAAAATCTTATTTATAGACTCAGAAAGAAAATAGGAAAAGAATTAATTGAAAATCATAAAAACCTCGGTTATTCACTAAAAAGTAATTAA